A segment of the Meriones unguiculatus strain TT.TT164.6M chromosome 10, Bangor_MerUng_6.1, whole genome shotgun sequence genome:
gaagccctgtcttgaagaaaaacaaaacaaagaactatGAACTGGGTATGGTTGCAtatctttaatcctggcacttggaggctgaggctggtGGATTTCAATGAGTTTAAAAGGCCAGGCTGGACTACAAATCAACCAACATTGTCTCAAAGACTGAATGACCTGTGGGCTTATGCAGGTCTCTTGGTCCCTCCCTAGAGCCACACAAAAGTGCCTCCCATGAGCAGGCTCTCACCTTGGCAGCTTGTGCTTACCCTGGGTCTGGGCTTCTCGGGCCTTCGGTCTTCTGCTGTCTCCTACTGAGCTTTTAGTGTACTTGTTCTGCTACTGCTGTTGAACAGCTCTCTCACAGAGCAGCAGACATGGTGAGATTCACATCTGCCTGCTTGTTTGATGCTAAAAGCACTAATGAAAAGGCTTGCAGAGCTGGTTGAATAACAGTGTTAGTAATCTGTGGGATGTGGTACCCATGCTATTTCCATGTTTTCCGTCAAAGAAACCGCTCTGTGGCCTtcagaaaaatagataaaatggGAGAGAATACCAGGTTCATAATTAGGGAACCCAGATTTGTATCCTCACTGGTCACTTTGGTATCCATCTTTCCAGCTATCTGATGCCTCTGCCATCCCTTACAGTCCTCTTCCTGTGTTCCTTCTCCATAGGTCATGAAACGAGTGCGCACGGAGCAGGTCCAGGTGGCAGTGTCCTGCTACCTCAAACGCCGGCAGTACGTGGACTCAGAAGGCCCCTTGAAGCAAGGCCTGAGACTATCCCAGACCCCTGAGGAGATGGCAGCCAACCTCACAGGTAACAGGGTCCtgtagctggcctggaacatgaGCTGCCATTGCTCGTTGGGTTCTCAGCAAAGGGGAGGCTGCCGACCTCAGCGAGCAGCTCCGAGGGGTCCTGCAGAGCTGTGCTCGCTAGACTTCTGAGCTTCTGGGGCCGGGCTCTATGTCCTTCCCCAGAGGGTTCAGACTGATTGCTCTGTATGTACCTGATGAAGCTTTTTACTCTACAAGACCCAGAATGGTAGATTCTCTCTGCTAGGATAGAACTTTGCTCCTGGAAGCCAGGTCTACAAGGTGGGTGCGTACTATAGGGTTGATGGTTGAAAATACTGGTATTAATAAGAACTTCTGAGATTCTTTTGTTTTGAAGTCCTATTTCAAAACTGGGCActggtctgggtgtggtggtgtacgcctttaatctcagcacttgggaggcagaggcaggtggatcgcagtggagtttgaggccagcctggttctacaaagtgagtccaggacagccagggctacacagagaaaccctgtcttgggggttggggaagaaCCCTGGACATacttttaatccaagcacttaggaGGCCAAAATAGGGTGGTtgctgagtttgagaccagtttgGGCTACAGAGTTGAGGTCCACTCCAGACTAAGCTACTAGCAGTGGGGAAATTTTAGCCAGGAGGAAAGTGTGACTCCACCAGGAATATGAGGCTATTGTTACACACGCAAAGGTTTTCATCTAGCTATTTTGTGAGTTCAGGGTTTATGTGATACAGAttttctgtcctgtttccctCTGGTTTTCGTGAAACAGGTTCTCAAAGGCCCAGTCTGGCCTTTGAACTATCAGCAAGCCTCAGGTATATGCCTCTATGCCTCACTTGATGGTCTTGCACTGGATGTCTGGGTTTATCCGTAAATGAAGTGACTGAAGGGCGCTAATGGCTGTGCGGTATGGCATTTTCGCTGTTTGTGGGgcccagctctggctctcctTCACATACTCAGTGGCTCTTTCTCCATCTGAGTTCCTGGACTTCTGCTCTCCTCAGACATATTGCCACCATTCCATCCTAGCAGCAGCATGTCCTCAGCCCTCTTCACAACTGTCAGTCAGTGGCCTGTTTTGCTTTAAGGGTAGACTGCCTTAGCTATGGAGAAAGTGGTGAGCTGTTTGACCCTGAAGAGCTCCCTTGAGGTGAGAGCCTTGGCTTCAGAAGTCTACCTCCGTGGTTCTTTAAGGCACACTTGGTCCTTCTGGGATCCCCTGGTGAGCAGTTACCTCCCTGTCTCTAGTGACATGGTGAGACCCtatcagaaaaagaaagtaaagactcAAAAGGAGCATGTTTGCccactacacagtgagacagacCCCGAGCTACTGCTTCTGTCAGTTCCCAGAACACTGCACCCAGCCTCATTCGAAGGCAGGTGAGCAGCTGTTTGCTAGATTCTGACCAGCCCAGATCTCAAAGACACTCTTTGGGAAAGCCCATTCATCCTAAGTGATGAGCCACATTCTTCTTACCTTGTTGTGCCCTGTCTACATCCAGGGTTTTGGCCCTAGGGGAAATGTTTCTCGGGGAATTATAGATAAGGAAATGGTGCTGCTCAGGGGGAAAGAAAGTTTTCAGAATTTCTCTTAATGCCAAGTGGatgatggtttaaaaaaaaaaaaaaaaggaatgtgaaCCAAAATTAGTACTTTACTCCTCTggcaaaaaatatataaaaatgtgttgttgtaaataaaaaaataagtgagtgttgggctatataatgtttattattaacccCAAGATTATCATGGCGGTATTAgctaacccgctatcacaaataataacccagacacctgttagattttataattgccttatttactttgggctGGTCAGATATTCatttacactgtctcaataacctcagcatccatctcccagcccccatccaatgccatccgcctTAACCATTCTCATCTGGTCTACTTTCCATTCCTAATCCCtgggtacttgcttatattcttcatctgggccttttcacgccattattggagttctTCCTCCCTGCCCACGTGGTTTTGTTCTCCACCTAATCTGTcatgccttccttcctcctctcttcccctctgtcATAGATAAAACTGCTGTGATAaccttagggctaataataaacattatgtaGCCCATCACTGACTTTTTTAtttacaataacaaaaaagaaaatcaacaaaaagaGTGAAAATTAGGCCAAGCAAGGGaccacacatctttaatcctggcactcgggaggcagaggcagggatctCTTAAGTTCAGGGCCAGTGTGATCTACTGAGCAAGTTCTAGtacagtcaaggttacacagagaaaccttgtcctgaAAAAAAGGGGAGCAAGTAGAGGATTCTAAGTTAAAGAAACCTTCCAATAGGTAAAGCAAAAATATGAAGTATAGAGAAAAGATTTAACAGTTTCAGAAGATCCAGCTTTGAAATCAGGAGCCTCAGAAATTGGAGTTATGTGATCAGAAATGAATAAAGAATGTTTctcaggggactggagagatggctcagaggttaagagcagtggctgctcttccagaggtcctgagttcaagtatGTTTCTCTGAGCTGGAAGGCATGACCTGACAGACCCAGGCACGGCGTAACATGTCAGCATAGTCTAGACATCTCCTGATAAACCTCAGGAGTACTCTGTGCCTGTCTTCTCTTCACTTGTTTACCCTGTGCTCTCTAGCTGTCCGTTCCGCCGTGCTGGTAGTGTGGTGTTAGAGGAGGGAGGCAAGTGTTaccagcctgcctggtctaccCGGACCCTGGAGCCTCAGAGACCGTTGGcctctctgccctctctctcctACTGCGTGATATATAGTAACTGaattcctgcctctgtctgtgtatCCTCCTCTTTAGTCCAGTCAGAATCTGGTTGTGCCAATGCGGTGTCTGCAGCCCCTTGCCAGGCGGAACCCCAACAATATGAAGTACAGTTTGGACGATTGAGGAGCTTTCTCACTGGTAAGTCCTCTTTAAGAAACCAAAAAGAGTTGCTGACCCTCAGAACCTCTTGTATTACAAGTGTGGTGTTAGGTTTTTAAGGGTCACTTACttctttatgtgtttgtttatttcaagACGAGttcctgtgtagtcttggctatccttaaactctgtaaaccaagctggcctcagactcagagatccaccttcctgtgcctcctgagtgctgtgattaaagacctgtgccatagccgggcagtggtggcgttaattccagcatttggcaGACACAGGCAAGCATATCTTTgtgcgttccaggccagcctgaacagagcgagttccaaagtagccaggactgcacagagaaccctatcttgaagaaaaaaaaaagaaagaaagaaagcctggcACGGCGGCACacacttgaaatcccagcacttgggaaggcagaggcaggcagatctctgtgagttcgaggccagcctggttttcaaagtgagtccaggacagccagcactacacagagaaaccctagctctgggagaaagaaaaatgagaaaacctgtgccaccacacttcTAAAACAGTTCTTGTGCAAATGTAATTTCTGTGAGAGTTAGACATTGAGGTTAAAGGTTACAAGGCTAGAGCGAATACTCTGCGTGTCTTATTCACCCTTTTCCTATAGCTTTTGGCACAGTGATTTATGACTTCTGCTGAATAAATGAGAGTCAGGTGAGCCGTTGAGAAAAGAGTACTTGAAGTGGCAAGACTTTGAAATGTACATCGTCTCTCAGAGTAGTGCTTGTAAGGGGTGAAGAAGTTAGCTGTTGTCATTTAGGCAGGCCATAGGTAGCATAACCAGAGACACAAAATCAATGGAGATGTGGTTCATTCGCTCCTTACTCATAAACATGAGTTTTTTTAAAACAGTTGCTGAAGAAGAGCTCTTTACCCTATTTGGGAACCTCTGTGTCTTTGCATGTGAGGTGAAGCGGCAGGTTGGACAGCTAAAGCAAACATGTCTCCTGGTCCTGATGATCAGCATTAACCTAAAGTTGAGGAGTTCCAGTAAGAGAACCAGGTTGACTCTGAGTAATAATCAGAGGCTTGTTGAGTCCCTTCTGTAAACACTtgataagaaataaaaacatgcacagacatacatgcaggcaaaacaggcATGCACATAATCgtttctaaaataaatttaaaagctatgttataaaacaaaacaaaacagtgattaacccaaaaaaataaatacttggagtactggagagatagctcagtgagcAGTTAAAAGTCCTTACTGTTCTTCCATGGGAACtgaatttggttctcagcacctccGTTGGGTAGCTCATAGCTGCCTGTAACCCAGCTCCAAGAGATTCCACACCTGCCTCTGGCCTCCGTGGCCACACAGATGTAGcttgcatgtacacacaaatacaaataagtACTTTAAATAATTTTCCCCTTAAGTGAGCTTTTGTGTTAAATAATGGCAAAGATGCATATGAGGAAACTGACTAAAGTCAAGTCTCCATCCATGTGTAGATCACACTCTTGTTCCTTGACCCAGTAACAAAGAGCCTTTGTTTGCATGATCTAGTGTTGGGGGAGGGTCAAGCTATTATAGAAAGTAAAGATTTAGTAAAAGGCATCCATTATGTTTAAACTGAAAAGATAGACTCCATCATAGAAGTGGTTTTATCTTGCTCTACAGTGGAGTTCTCTTGCCTTTATAATGGGGAATGTCTTCCAGCCTGCTTTTCATCCAGTCAGCATGTACttaggctaagcactgcactgcAGCCTGTCAGGTTAGGTGATGGTAGTGTGATAACTGTATCCCATCCATTGAGGAAGCAGACACAGTTTAGCCACATGCGTGTAATTGTGCCTGGAGGGCACCTAGAATGTGGTCTGTTCCACGATAAATGATTCTAGGATGACCCAGGAACAATCATGAAGGTATAGAATAATATTTGAATGATTTGATCACAGCCGGGGTGCTTTCTTGACAAGGCCTCCTCACATTGATTAGGGTTGTTGGAATGCATACTGCTGCACATCTTGATGATAACATCTTACCTAGGTCCCTCCTGAGTGGGATAGCTCTGTACAAAATCCAAACTCATTACAATAAAGCATTACAAACAGCAGTAAACTTCACAGTAAAGGGCCGGAGCAAGTGGATTTTGCCAAACTCTGCTGTGCCCTCAAGTGTCTAGGCTGCTATGGCTCTGAGCAGCATGGGCCTGGTTCACTTGTACAGTATTTGTGCAGTGAGTTGCCTGCCCTCTGCCCCTACACTGGATCTGCAGAgccctgctcacacacacactgtcctcAACTTGCATACATACTCAGCATTCTTTATcaaagtttctctctctgtctctctctctctttcgatCATTCGGTCTTTAACTTGTGCctagctgggcatggcagtgcaAACTTATTTATGTCGATACGTagacaatgttctgcctgcatgtgtgcctacctaccagcagagggcaccagatctcgttatagatggttgcgagccaccatgtgggtgctgggaattgaactcaggacctttggaagagcagccagtgctcttaacctctgagccatctctactaGCCCTCAAAGTTTCTTTCATAACATTAAAGTTCCAGACTAGTGGTCTCAgtgacaaacaacaacaaaaaacatatttataattcttACTGTGAAAGGGAAAGGAAGTTTCCTATTTTTCACCAGAGAAGTAAACGCTTTGAATGGATATTGTCATCAAATAGGACAGACCAGCCCAGATAGCCAATGAGCTTTGGTTTTACTTTGGTCTCAGTGCTCACATATCCAAGGCTAAGTGCCATCCAGAAGATTTTTGAGATGGGTTTTAACTGTGTGTCCCTGGCCAGCCTGGAGCTCAGGTTGgctgtagaacaggttggcctcaaacacagagatgtgcctgcctcctgcgtgttggaattacaggcatgcaccaccacccctaGCTTGCTACCCAGGAGATTTTGAACATACCTGTGTTGGTATGAAGCTTATCAAGACAAAAGTCTTTGTGAAGAACTCAAGTCTGCCTAGAGCCTATCTAAGGGTTCTCTGAAGCATAGGTGATAATGAGGAAGCTGCCGGGTGGTATCCTAACCACAGCTGCCGAGCCTTCATACAGCATGGCCAGCTCCCCCACCATGACTGTACCTCCCGACTGCTCTTCCCTGCTTAGTCGGCTCTGAGGCTCTAGGTTCTGTGTGGGCAGGACATGTTGGGTAACTGGCTCTCAGAGGAGCAGCTGTTTCTCCGGTGTTACTGAGTGTGAGTTCTCCTGTTTGTCATTGCAGACTCTGACTCCCAGTACAGCCGTGAGGTTCTGCCTCTCCTGTACCCCCTCTTTGTGTACCTCCACCTCAGCCTGGTCCAGAGCGGCCCCAAGAGCACAGTGGAAAGCTTCTACAGCCGCTTCCATGGGATGTTCCTGCAGAACGCAAGTCAGAAGGACATCATTGAGCAGCTGCAGACCACGCAGACCATCCAGGACATCCTGTCCAACTTCCAGCTCCGCTCCTTCCTGGACAACAAGTATGTGGTCCGTCTCCAGGAAGAGAGCTACAACTACCTGGTCCGCTACCTCCAGAGCGACAACAACGCCGCCCTGTGCAGGGCGCTCGCCGTGCACATTCACCTGGACGTGCAGCCTGCCAGGAGGGCGGACTACCAGCTCTACACCAGCGGGGGCCCCTCCCGCCCCGAGGGCGGCAGCCCGGAGCCGCCGGACATGCCCGGCCCCATTCTGCAGAATGAGGCCGCCCTGGAAGTCTTACAGGAGAGTATCAAGCGGGTCAAGGACGGGCCCCCCTCCCTCACCACCATCTGCTTCTATGCCTTCTACAACACGGAGCAGCTGCTGAACACCGCCGAGATCTCCTCTGACAGcaagctgctggctgctggctttgACAACTCCTGCATAAAGCTCTGGAGCTTGCGGTCCAAAAAGCTGAAATCAGAGTCCCACCATGTGGACACATCCCGAATCCGTCTAGCTTGTGACACTCTGGAGGAGGAGGTAGGGGTGCCGCTTACTCTAGTACCTCCTTCCTGTTAGAGTGCTCTTCCTAAGTCTGACCTGTCTCACCAAAGCAGTAGTCTGTAGTTTCCTCCTGGGCAGCTAAAGCTGGACTCATGCCAGATGACAGAGCATTGTGTCCCATCCATGACTGATAAAGCACATGAAAGCCCTTCTCCCAACACTCAGCATTATTTATGAGCGGGCAGTGTTTATCACTGTCTGAAAAAAACCAGGTGACACGGCCCAGCCTGATTAACAGGTCTTCAGCTGATGTTAACTTAGGGCTCACGATACCTGTCTGTCATGTGCACTGAAATGTGTGTTGTGCAGATTCAGAGAGTGAGAAACAGAATTGCTAGTTCAGGGTCTGCATTTAAACAGTGTCCCCTGcagaaatctaggttgtttcacaGCCTTGCCAGCTTAGCGCACACTGGGGAGGCAGCTGTCCTGGCTCTGTGTGCCAACAGTGGTCCAGTGTGGACAGTGCCGTGGCATGTAAAGCTGGTGTCCTGGTCAGCGCGGCAGCCTGCTGCCAGGTGGGCGGCTGCTCTGGGGTAGCAGTGAGAGGAGCAAGGACAGCAGCCTGACTTTGAGTCAGCACTGTCGCCGTTGTCAAAGAACTTAGGCCGAGGGAGACAGCCTTCAGATCAGCATCTCTTGAGCACCCACAAATGCTGGGGTCCAGACGTTTTGTCTTGTTAGTGATGACATGCAGGTGGTTTTGTCTTGAAACACTTTGGACAGATAATTGTTCTATACCTGCTTGAAACACTGAAAAATAAGTCAGTCTGGGTAATTTGCCACAGCCAGTAAGAATGCTGTGGGTGTCCTCATTCTGAGTCATGCTTCCCTTGAACTTTTGGTTCTTGTCACTGAGATAGTGCAGTGAGGATTGTTGTCGTCAGTAGAGTCTAATTTCTAGGGCTCTCCAGGTAACTAACTATGTGTTGCACTTGGGTTGACTTTTCAGACTTCTCTTGTAGCTTCTATCTTCAGCTGAGTGGTTACTGCCCTCACTTAGTCAGTTTTCTGGAAGTACAAAAATTCTACTGACCTTACTGATTTTGCTCTGAACTTTGGAGGTTATTCAGATTTGTAATCTACGGGGAGGGCATTGTGGGTCTTGGGCATGGGAAAGTTTATTTGAAGACCTGGGTCGGGGGTCTTCCAGGGCTGAAGGGAATGAAGAGTGATGGGAGCTGTGGAGTGGCGAGGCGCAGAGGACAGGCTGCTGATGTCGGCGCTGGATATGTGCCagagcagaaaaagaaatcacccagTGATTGGGGAGTGCGGGGCTAAAAGAGGAAAAGTGACCACTGGATGCCCGTGTCTCGGGCCTCAGTGGTCATGGTGGCAGGAGGGCAGTCCACCAGCACAAGAATGGCTGATTTGCTTAACTGTCTCTGCAGCAGATCATACCCGCGGTAAAGGGCTGCTGACTTCGCCTGTTGTGTTGAGCGTGAGCTGTAGTACTGGAGTTAGGGTGACACCACTTGGGATATTTGTGCTCCATCCTTTTGTCTACCAGCTGGGCGTGgtttcttctttggtttttgaCAAGGAACGTTTTAAGGGGGAAGCAAGATAGAAGTTGTAATGTCTTTCTGTTGAAATTGTGGACATATTTTTTCTTAGAGAATTTACCATCAAATTCAGAATCATGAAGGATTAGAAGCTCACGGGCCTATGGGCGTGATGCTGGGAAAAGCAAGTGATATGGCCAAGGTATTGCAGGGCTTAGGTGGTAAGAAATGAGGAACCATAAGACCAAATAAAAGCAATCTCTGCTTTACTCTGGAGCAACCATATGTTGACAATAGCTCAGACTCAACAGTTCCATTCACTGAATATCCTTGGGAATTATGTGTGTGGATCCATAGAAGAACCTGGACAGGAATGGGAATGGAATATTAATCACATCCCCAAGGTAGAAGTGTCCTAACTGGGTTTCGTTAGGTGAGCAAACAACATTGTGGTCTGTCCCAGCCATGATATGGTATGCAGCCATCAATCTTGAAACTCCCCTCCCTGAGAGCCAGTCTCATCAAAAGTAAGTGCAATAGATTCTTCCACAGAGAGAGAAGTAGGTAAGAGCCAGGCGAAGTATGAGAAAAGGAGCAATGGCTGTTAATAGgcttggagtgtgtgtgtatgtacggaCGCTGTGTTACTGCTGGTGTGCTAAGTATGTTACAG
Coding sequences within it:
- the Taf5l gene encoding TAF5-like RNA polymerase II p300/CBP-associated factor-associated factor 65 kDa subunit 5L, with protein sequence MKRVRTEQVQVAVSCYLKRRQYVDSEGPLKQGLRLSQTPEEMAANLTVQSESGCANAVSAAPCQAEPQQYEVQFGRLRSFLTDSDSQYSREVLPLLYPLFVYLHLSLVQSGPKSTVESFYSRFHGMFLQNASQKDIIEQLQTTQTIQDILSNFQLRSFLDNKYVVRLQEESYNYLVRYLQSDNNAALCRALAVHIHLDVQPARRADYQLYTSGGPSRPEGGSPEPPDMPGPILQNEAALEVLQESIKRVKDGPPSLTTICFYAFYNTEQLLNTAEISSDSKLLAAGFDNSCIKLWSLRSKKLKSESHHVDTSRIRLACDTLEEEENEEDSAGTEMKILRGHCGPVYSARFLADSSGLLSCSEDMSIRYWDLGSFTNTVLYQGHAYPVWDVDISPYSLYFASGSHDRTARLWSFDRTYPLRIYAGHLADVDCVKFHPNSNYLATGSTDKTVRLWSAQQGNSVRLFTGHRGPVLSLSFSPNGKYLASAGEDQRLKLWDLASGTLFKELRGHTDSITSLAFSPDSGLVASASMDNSVRVWDIRSTCCNTPADGSSGELVGVYTGQMSSVLSVQFMACNLLLVTGITQENQEH